The following coding sequences are from one Lolium rigidum isolate FL_2022 chromosome 6, APGP_CSIRO_Lrig_0.1, whole genome shotgun sequence window:
- the LOC124662409 gene encoding chitinase CLP-like: MVATSDRQPPMISKIAKDPVTSLYTISIKADKSPLVVDLAGSLVWSTCPPSAAAHSTVQCDSATCATAKQQRPPRCRYVDGGRFWENRQPGSTECACTVHPLNRVTGECSTGDLTSLAMSTNTTNGTMELRPEESFAVLGACAPSRLLTSLPVGATGVAGLSRGPLSLPSQLTAQRGFGKKFALCLPDFATFGDTPVYLSVPDPRIYADYTTAIPYTPLVTNPANTGGHYIPVKGISVSWRAASAVTALPRGALDIDVRTGRGGVVLSTTTPYTIMRPDVFRAFAMAFDDAIMRGKIPMTPMRRVQATKPFELCYNGAFPMLKRSGYDMPYIKLELGNGATRNWTLFNSNYMVQVEGAMCVGILPMGPRGMPVAGEPAVVIGGKQLEDNLLVFDLEKQRLGFSMLLHFQLSSCRSSNFFIN; encoded by the exons ATGGTGGCGACCAGTGACCGGCAACCACCAATGATCTCAAAGATTGCAAAGGACCCCGTCACCTCCCTCTACACCATCTCCATCAAGGCCGATAAGTCGCCGCTCGTCGTCGACCTCGCCGGCTCGCTCGTTTGGTCGACGTGTCCGCCGTCAGCGGCGGCGCACAGCACCGTTCAGTGCGACTCCGCCACCTGCGCCACGGCCAAACAGCAGCGCCCGCCTCGCTGCCGGTACGTGGACGGCGGCCGGTTCTGGGAAAACCGCCAGCCGGGGTCGACGGAGTGCGCGTGCACCGTCCACCCGCTCAACCGGGTCACTGGCGAGTGCTCCACCGGCGACCTCACGAGCCTCGCCATGTCGACCAACACCACCAACGGGACCATGGAGCTGCGTCCGGAGGAGTCGTTTGCGGTCCTCGGCGCGTGCGCACCGAGCCGCCTACTGACGTCGCTCCCCGTGGGCGCCACCGGCGTCGCAGGGCTCTCCCGCGGGCCGCTTTCGCTACCGTCGCAGCTCACCGCGCAGCGCGGTTTCGGCAAAAAGTTCGCGCTGTGCCTCCCCGACTTTGCGACCTTCGGCGACACGCCGGTGTACCTGTCGGTGCCGGACCCTCGGATCTACGCCGACTACACGACAGCCATTCCATACACCCCGCTCGTCACCAACCCGGCGAACACCGGCGGGCACTACATCCCTGTGAAGGGCATCTCCGTGTCGTGGCGCGCGGCAAGCGCCGTGACAGCCCTGCCCCGCGGCGCGCTCGACATCGACGTCCGCACCGGCCGCGGCGGCGTCGTGCTCAGCACCACCACGCCGTACACGATCATGCGGCCCGACGTGTTCCGCGCCTTCGCCATGGCCTTCGACGACGCCATAATGAG AGGGAAGATTCCGATGACCCCCATGCGGAGGGTACAGGCAACGAAGCCGTTCGAGCTGTGCTACAACGGCGCGTTCCCGATGCTGAAGCGGAGCGGCTACGACATGCCGTACATCAAGCTTGAGCTGGGCAACGGCGCCACGCGGAACTGGACTCTGTTCAACAGCAACTACATGGTGCAGGTGGAAGGGGCAATGTGCGTCGGGATACTGCCGATGGGGCCACGCGGCATGCCGGTGGCCGGCGAGCCGGCGGTGGTGATCGgcgggaagcagctggaggacaaCCTGCTGGTGTTCGACCTGGAAAAGCAGCGGCTCGGGTTCAGCATGCTGCTCCACTTCCAGTTGTCCAGTTGCAGAAGCAGCAATTTCTTCATAAACTGA